The DNA sequence GTCGCCGGAGCGAGAATCGAGATCTGGACGACCGGACCCGACGGCGATTACGACGACCGATGGCGGGCCACGAACTTCTCGGGGAGAGGGGGAGGCTATTCCTTCGAAAGCCACTTTCCCGGCCCCTACGGCAGCCGCCCGCCCCACATCCACATCATCGTAGCTGCGCCGGGCTTCAGGGAACTGGTCACCCAGCACTACCCGGTGAGGGGGAAGACCGGCGGGAGCTTCGACCTGGTGCTGGTCCCTGAACGCTGACAAAACGGATACGCCGACGGCCTTCGGCTCAACCGATGCACCAGGGGAGGCCCTCAGCAAGCGGGCCGGGGACCGGGGAACCGCCCGGAACGGCGGGACAGTTAAAAATTTCCTGTTCCATTTCCCGCCCTGATGTTATGCTGTTAGTTCAAAAATGAGCGTGATCGCACCCTCCTCTTCTCAGGACAAAGGACGACAACATGGCAAGAAAGCCCAATTACGGATTCGAAAAGAGGCAGAAAGAGCTGGCCAAGAAGAAAAAGAAGGAAGAAAAGAAGGAGGAAAAGAAGAGGAACAAGCTTGCCGAGCAGGCTCTCGAGTCAGGCGAGAGCACTGAACCGTCGTCGGAGGAAAACGACCCGACCGGAGAGCCGAACCTCGACTGACCGCGCACCGGATCCCCCGCAGAAATAAGACTTGCCTTCCCGGAAGAACCCGTGATAGCCTCGCTACACGTTAAGCAGTTTGTGTAGATTTTTGTTCGCCGGACAGATTAATAGGTAATCAGTTAGGAACAAACCACGCAGACCTTTTTTGGCTGGGTGGTTTTTGTTTATGGCAGCACACCGAATTTGCACAACGACCAAGGTCCCCGAAAGGGGCCGCAAGGAGACAGCAGGATGGCTGATGGTACTGTCAAATGGTTCAACGATGCTAAGGGTTTCGGCTTCATCGAGCAGGACAACGGACCCGACGTGTTCGTCCACTTTTCTTCGATCGAAGGCGACGGTTTCAAATCCCTGGTTGAAGGGGACCGCGTGAGCTTCGAAGTCACCGAGGGCCAGAAAGGCCCCCAGGCCTCCGCGGTGGTGAAGGTCTAGGCAAAACCCCGTTGAATCGATCCTTGGGAAAGGGCTCCACGGAGTTTCGTGGAGCCCTTTTTTTGCGCCCCGAGGCTATCGGGACATACCAGGAAAAAAGCCTGCCCCTCGCCGGAACCGGGCGCCTGACTGTCGTTTGCCGGCGGAAGAGGCCGCCGGGCATTTTTTGGGGTAGAATGGAAACATGGCCCGACAAGCACCGGCATTCACCGGACCCTGTCGGGCGGGCCTTGAACATTCTCAAAGCAAGGGATAAGAATCATGACCAGCAAAACGCTGTCGGCGGGGGACACCATCGACGCCCGCTGCACCCGTTGCCGCGACATCAGCAACCACACGATTGTCGCCATGGTGGGAGAGAAGGTCGTCCGGGTCGAATGCAACACCTGTCGCGGGGTCCACAAC is a window from the Desulfuromonas sp. genome containing:
- a CDS encoding cold-shock protein; translated protein: MADGTVKWFNDAKGFGFIEQDNGPDVFVHFSSIEGDGFKSLVEGDRVSFEVTEGQKGPQASAVVKV